From the genome of Cygnus atratus isolate AKBS03 ecotype Queensland, Australia unplaced genomic scaffold, CAtr_DNAZoo_HiC_assembly HiC_scaffold_88, whole genome shotgun sequence, one region includes:
- the ZBTB45 gene encoding zinc finger and BTB domain-containing protein 45, translating to MAEAVHYIHLQNFSRSLLETLNGQRLGGHFCDVTVRIREATLRAHRCVLAAGSPFFHDKLLLGHSAIEVPPVVPSGAVRQLVEFMYSGCLVVAQSEALQILTAASILQIKTVIDECTQIISQSRGPKALPPARPPPPPPPAGARRKLRELLGPPPEPEGYLGPPSCHSRKQRQPLRLQLPVKEEEEEEEEEGEEEEEEAAAVGAEEEGSVPPAPFPAEEPPFFGAPEVFSDAFLPPWPGEDGGKVGPECGLEASGRGSAFGAEVAPAGNSLGFAPPVPPLYEEGGVEGGTSGGVPSVPRVPRAGPSRRPEPSYQCGHCQKTFSSRKNYTKHMFIHSGEKPHQCSICWRSFSLRDYLLKHMVTHTGVRAFQCSVCCKRFTQKSSLNVHMRTHRTERFQCRLCTKGFSHRTLLERHAAATHPVPPPGPPPGPPPP from the exons ATGGCGGAGGCGGTGCACTACATCCACCTGCAGAACTTCAGCCGCTCGCTGCTGGAGACCCTCAACGGGCAGCGCCTGGGCGGCCACTTCTGCGACGTGACCGTGCGCATCCGCGAGGCCACCCTGCGCGCCCACCGCTGCGTCCTGGCCGCCGGCAGCCCCTTCTTCCACGACAAGCTGCTCCTGGGCCACTCGGCCATCGAGGTGCCGCCCGTCGTCCCCAGCGGGGCCGTGCGCCAGCTGGTGGAGTTCATGTACAGCGGCTGCCTGGTGGTGGCCCAGTCGGAAGCCCTCCAGATCCTCACCGCCGCCTCCATCCTGCAGATCAAGACGGTCATCGACGAGTGCACCCAGATCATCTCCCAGAGCCGCGGCCCCAAggcgctgccgcccgcccgcccgccgccgccgccgccgcccgccggcgCGCGCCGCAAGCTCCGCGAGCTCCTGGGGCCGCCGCCGGAGCCCGAGGGCTACCTGGGGCCACCGAGCTGTCACAGCCGCAAGCAGCGGCAGCCGTTGAGGCTCCAGCTGCCGgtcaaggaggaggaggaggaggaggaggaggagggggaggaggaggaggaggaggcggcggcggtgggCGCCGAGGAGGAAGGCTCGGTGCCCCCGGCGCCGTTCCCCGCCGAGGAGCCCCCGTTTTTTGGTGCCCCCGAGGTCTTCTCCGACGCCTTCCTGCCGCCCTGGCCAGGCGAGGACGGGGGCAAGGTGGGACCCGAGTGCGGCTTGGAGGCATCTGGACGGGGTTCGGCCTTCGGGGCCGAGGTGGCACCGGCGGGGAACAGTCTGGGGTtcgcccccccggtgcccccacTCTACGAGGAGGGGGGCGTGGAGGGGGGGACGAGTGGCGGCGTCCCCTCGGTCCCCAGGGTGCCGCGGGCCGGTCCCTCGCGTCGCCCCGAGCCGTCCTACCAGTGCGGCCACTGCCAGAAGACCTTCAGCTCCCGCAAGAACTACACCAAGCACATGTTCATCCACTCCG GCGAGAAGCCCCACCAGTGCTCCATCTGCTGGCGCTCCTTCTCCCTCCGCGACTACCTGCTGAAGCACATGGTGACCCACACGGGCGTCCGCGCCTTCCAGTGCAGCGTCTGCTGCAAGCGCTTCACTCAGAAGAGCTCCCTCAACGTCCACATGCGCACCCACCGAACCGAGCGCTTCCAGTGCCGCCTCTGCACCAAGGGCTTCTCCCACCGCACCCTCCTCGAGCGGCACGCCGCTGCCACCCACCCCGTGCCGCCACCGGGaccgccgccggggccgccaCCGCCTTGA
- the LOC118261487 gene encoding zinc finger protein 239-like: RVRHPIPAPQEKPTSPRRSSEVPQALAAACWPSQHPRGHPRRRRLPPPAASTTPSPASPPPPPPPGPHRCADCGKTFGARSRLAVHRRVHTGERPFACAHCGKRFSQSSALGLHRRLHTGERPHACGDCGKAFAVASHLAVHRRVHTGERPFACAHCGKRFSQSSALALHRRGHTGERPHACGDCGRAFAVASHLAAHRRIHTGEKPFPCPRCGKRFRQRSGLVTHQRGHNARKPYKCTECGKAFGQSSHLMRHLGTHTGEKPYKCGACAKSFTQNSNLLQHQRAHTGEKPYECGACGKRFGWSSNLSQHRRLHSGQKPFRCGQCDKRFGESSRLVEHQRTHTGEKPYRCPDCPKTFSRSSHLVRHRRLHATERGPGPALAVRRGL, encoded by the exons GCCCTCGCAG CACCCCCGGGGCCACCCCCGCCGCCGTCGCctcccgccccccgccgccagcaCGACGCCGTCCCCCGCgtccccgccgcctccgccgccgcccggcccgcaCCGCTGCGCCGACTGCGGCAAGACCTTCGGCGCCCGCTCGCGCCTGGCGGTGCACCGGCGCGTGCACACGGGCGAGCGCCCCTTCGCCTGCGCCCACTGCGGCAAGCGCTTCAGCCAGAGCTCGGCCCTGGGCCTGCACCGGCGCCTGCACACCGGCGAGCGGCCGCACGCCTGCGGCGACTGCGGCAAAGCCTTCGCCGTCGCCTCCCACCTGGCGGTGCACCGGCGCGTGCACACGGGCGAGCGGCCCTTCGCCTGCGCCCACTGCGGCAAGCGCTTCAGCCAGAGCTCGGCGCTGGCCCTGCACCGCCGCGGCCACACCGGCGAGCGGCCGCACGCCTGCGGCGACTGCGGCAGAGCCTTCGCCGTCGCCTCCCACCTGGCCGCTCACCGCCGCATCCACACCGGGGAGAAGCCTTTCCCCTGCCCGCGCTGCGGCAAGCGCTTCCGCCAGCGCTCCGGCCTCGTCACGCACCAGCGGGGGCACAA CGCCCGCAAGCCCTACAAGTGCACCGAGTGCGGCAAGGCCTTCGGGCAGAGCTCGCACCTGATGCGGCACCTGGGCACCCACACGGGCGAGAAGCCCTACAAGTGCGGCGCCTGCGCCAAGAGCTTCACCCAGAACTCCaacctcctccagcaccagcgCGCCCACACCGGCGAGAAGCCCTACGAGTGCGGCGCCTGCGGCAAGCGCTTCGGCTGGAGCTCCAACCTCAGCCAGCACCGCCGCCTCCACAGCGGCCAGAAGCCCTTCCGGTGCGGCCAGTGCGACAAACGCTTCGGCGAGAGCTCCCGCCTGGTCGAGCACCAGCGCACGCACACCGGTGAGAAGCCCTACCGCTGCCCCGATTGCCCCAAAACCTTCAGCCGCAGTTCCCACCTCGTCCGCCACCGCCGCCTCCACGCTACCGAgcgggggcccggcccggcgctggCTGTGCGCCGGGGGCTCTGA